From a region of the Armatimonadota bacterium genome:
- a CDS encoding ribonuclease J yields MENQEAVRIIPLGGVSEIGKNMVAFEYCGQILLVDCGLMFPDDELLGVDLVVPDITYLLNKADRVQGIVLTHGHEDHIGALPYVLSQLNVPIWGTKLTLGFVQAKLDEFKLTDVAELHQVEPGQRFNIGVFDVETIRVSHSIPDGFAIAIRLPVGTIVHTGDFKFDQTPIDGKLADFPAFARIGVEGVLVLLTDCTNVEKPGHVPSERVVGAMFEQVFSKAQGKIIIATFASNIHRIQQVFNTAAKFGRKVAIIGRSMAQNVEIAEQLGYLKIPNNTKIRVEDVPELSPSQVVCMTTGSQGEPLSALTRIAMDDHPIVKIQQGDTVIISATPIPGNEDLILRTINHLFKRGADVIYDAIAPVHVSGHGNREELKLMLNLTKPKYVVPVHGEHRHIAKYIELAVEMGIQRENVFAMEVGDVLEISQSNAQIVGKVPAGDVLVDGIGVGDVGDVVLRDRRHLAQDGVFIVVLGIDKATGDIVAGPDIISRGFIYLEEAEDLIEEVKEVVTQTIEGLAVDAATEWTTAKSDVRSAVAKLISSRTRRHPMILPVIMEI; encoded by the coding sequence ATGGAAAACCAAGAGGCAGTTCGCATAATTCCCTTAGGCGGCGTTAGTGAAATTGGCAAGAACATGGTCGCATTCGAATATTGCGGCCAAATTCTTTTGGTTGACTGCGGTCTGATGTTTCCTGACGATGAATTACTCGGAGTTGACCTTGTCGTCCCCGATATTACCTATCTTCTCAACAAGGCAGATAGGGTTCAGGGAATCGTCCTGACCCATGGACACGAAGACCACATTGGGGCTCTTCCTTATGTGCTTAGCCAATTAAATGTGCCAATTTGGGGGACAAAGTTAACATTAGGCTTTGTTCAAGCCAAGCTTGATGAGTTTAAGCTTACAGACGTTGCAGAACTTCACCAGGTTGAGCCCGGGCAGCGCTTCAATATCGGAGTGTTCGACGTGGAAACTATCCGAGTAAGCCACAGTATACCGGATGGTTTTGCAATTGCAATAAGACTGCCAGTAGGCACCATTGTCCACACAGGGGATTTTAAGTTCGACCAGACGCCAATTGATGGCAAATTGGCAGATTTCCCAGCCTTTGCACGAATTGGGGTTGAGGGCGTATTGGTGTTGCTAACTGACTGTACTAATGTCGAAAAGCCTGGGCATGTTCCCTCAGAGCGCGTTGTCGGAGCGATGTTCGAACAGGTTTTCAGCAAAGCACAGGGAAAGATAATCATCGCCACGTTTGCCTCAAATATCCACCGCATACAGCAAGTCTTCAACACCGCTGCCAAGTTTGGACGTAAAGTTGCAATAATTGGGCGTAGCATGGCGCAGAACGTCGAAATTGCTGAGCAACTTGGCTATCTCAAAATTCCAAATAACACTAAGATTCGCGTTGAAGACGTCCCAGAGCTTTCTCCGAGCCAGGTTGTCTGCATGACTACCGGCAGCCAAGGTGAGCCACTTTCCGCTTTGACGCGCATTGCAATGGATGACCACCCAATCGTTAAAATTCAACAGGGCGATACAGTAATAATCTCCGCAACCCCAATCCCTGGCAATGAAGACCTAATCTTACGAACTATAAATCATCTATTCAAACGCGGAGCAGACGTTATTTACGATGCAATTGCGCCTGTCCACGTCTCAGGTCATGGCAATCGCGAAGAACTAAAGCTAATGCTCAACTTGACTAAACCCAAGTATGTGGTTCCAGTTCATGGCGAGCACAGACACATCGCAAAATATATCGAGCTTGCCGTAGAGATGGGAATTCAGCGAGAAAACGTCTTCGCGATGGAAGTCGGTGACGTTTTGGAGATTAGTCAGTCAAACGCACAAATTGTTGGCAAAGTCCCAGCAGGCGATGTTCTAGTGGATGGAATTGGAGTGGGCGATGTGGGAGATGTGGTTCTTCGAGACCGCCGGCACCTGGCGCAGGATGGAGTGTTTATCGTCGTTTTGGGCATCGACAAAGCAACCGGCGATATAGTCGCTGGTCCTGATATAATTTCCCGTGGTTTTATTTATCTTGAAGAAGCAGAAGATTTAATCGAAGAAGTCAAAGAGGTGGTAACACAAACAATCGAGGGGTTGGCAGTTGATGCGGCAACCGAATGGACAACGGCTAAATCCGACGTTCGTTCTGCTGTAGCAAAGCTTATATCTAGTCGGACTCGCCGCCATCCCATGATATTGCCTGTAATTATGGAAATATAG
- a CDS encoding aspartate-semialdehyde dehydrogenase, producing MERFNVAVVGVGAVGQEMLKTLEQRNFPINKLKLLARSARVMEINGKQYEVKETIPEEFDDVDIALFAGTEGESGASKLYAWEAAKRGAVVIDNSSTFRMDDRVPLVVPECNPDDVNWHQGVIANPNCSTIQMVLPLKAIYNRSRVKRVVVSTYQAVSGTGRDAIKELHEQSTKLVAGKEIDPPAVYPYQIGFNLFPHIGNFRPDGYTSEEWKMVAETHKILGDREIKITPTTVRVPVFNGHSEAVYVETEEKITAEEAREILASFPGIIVVDEPNPTDSDPNCRTYPMPIDASGKDEVYVGRIREDPFIETGLSMWVVADNLRKGAALNAVQIAELMISRGLIRSR from the coding sequence ATGGAAAGGTTCAACGTTGCTGTAGTTGGCGTCGGAGCCGTTGGGCAAGAGATGCTAAAGACGCTTGAACAGCGGAATTTTCCCATAAACAAGCTAAAGCTCCTTGCACGTTCTGCCAGAGTAATGGAAATCAATGGAAAACAATATGAGGTTAAGGAGACTATACCAGAGGAATTTGACGATGTAGATATTGCTCTTTTTGCAGGAACCGAAGGCGAAAGCGGTGCAAGCAAGCTTTATGCTTGGGAAGCAGCAAAGCGTGGGGCAGTTGTAATTGACAACTCCTCGACTTTTAGGATGGACGACCGCGTTCCGCTAGTCGTGCCGGAATGCAATCCGGATGACGTCAATTGGCATCAGGGAGTTATCGCCAATCCAAATTGTTCAACAATCCAGATGGTGCTTCCACTTAAAGCTATATACAACCGCTCGCGTGTAAAAAGAGTCGTAGTTAGCACTTATCAAGCAGTATCTGGCACCGGTCGCGATGCGATTAAGGAACTACATGAACAATCTACGAAATTGGTAGCAGGGAAAGAAATTGACCCGCCAGCAGTATATCCCTATCAAATAGGTTTTAATTTGTTTCCCCATATCGGCAATTTTAGACCCGATGGCTATACAAGTGAAGAATGGAAGATGGTGGCTGAGACCCATAAAATATTGGGCGATAGAGAAATAAAGATTACTCCAACCACGGTGCGCGTTCCAGTGTTCAATGGCCATTCCGAAGCGGTTTATGTCGAGACAGAAGAAAAAATCACGGCAGAGGAGGCTAGGGAAATTCTCGCTTCCTTCCCTGGAATAATTGTCGTAGATGAGCCTAATCCGACCGACAGCGACCCAAATTGCCGCACCTATCCGATGCCAATTGATGCCTCAGGAAAGGACGAAGTTTACGTCGGCAGAATACGCGAGGATCCATTCATCGAAACGGGGCTTAGTATGTGGGTGGTGGCAGATAACCTCCGAAAGGGAGCGGCTCTAAATGCAGTCCAGATTGCAGAATTGATGATTTCTCGTGGCTTAATCCGCAGTCGCTAG
- the dapB gene encoding 4-hydroxy-tetrahydrodipicolinate reductase, which produces MDKPIIRVAISGAGGRMGRETALAVYGEAHEMVLVGAADPAYTGKTLSELLAIDCPIEIKGSLTEALDSAPADVAVVFSVPSAAMSDIRTAMNAGAVPVVGTTGITEENLAEIKELAEKKGIGAIIAPNFAIGAVLMMKFAAEAAKYFPAVEIIELHHDKKLDAPSGTAIKTAQMISNVRSRDSASKGDNTARGAEFHGVNIHSVRLPGLVAHQEVIFGGVGQTLTIRHDSIDRKSFMPGVLLAIKRAVGLTDVIYGLEKIL; this is translated from the coding sequence ATGGATAAACCAATAATAAGAGTCGCGATATCGGGCGCAGGCGGAAGAATGGGCCGTGAGACGGCATTGGCGGTTTATGGCGAAGCCCACGAAATGGTTTTGGTAGGTGCCGCGGACCCCGCATATACAGGAAAAACACTCTCGGAATTGCTTGCAATCGATTGCCCTATAGAAATAAAAGGAAGCTTGACGGAAGCACTTGATTCAGCGCCAGCAGATGTTGCTGTGGTTTTCAGTGTTCCTTCAGCGGCTATGTCTGATATTCGAACAGCTATGAATGCAGGAGCTGTTCCAGTGGTAGGCACAACGGGGATAACGGAGGAGAACCTGGCTGAAATTAAAGAACTTGCGGAAAAGAAAGGAATTGGAGCAATTATCGCTCCTAACTTTGCCATCGGAGCAGTACTGATGATGAAGTTCGCTGCAGAAGCTGCAAAATATTTTCCGGCAGTAGAAATTATAGAACTTCATCATGACAAAAAGCTTGATGCGCCGTCAGGAACCGCAATTAAAACAGCGCAGATGATATCTAACGTCCGTTCTCGAGACAGTGCTAGCAAAGGCGATAATACAGCACGAGGGGCAGAGTTTCACGGGGTGAATATTCACAGTGTCAGATTGCCTGGGTTGGTTGCCCACCAAGAGGTAATCTTTGGCGGAGTTGGTCAAACCTTGACAATCCGCCACGATTCGATAGATAGGAAGTCATTTATGCCGGGTGTCCTTCTTGCAATAAAGCGAGCTGTTGGATTAACCGATGTAATTTATGGGTTAGAAAAAATTCTGTAA
- a CDS encoding insulinase family protein encodes MFNKDILPNGIRVVTETIPHVQSVAVGVWVGSGSRDEDDSNRGISHFIEHMLFKGTANRTAQQIADEFDSIGGHLNAFTEKEYTCYFAKVLAEHTPIAIEVIGDMLLNSIFDCDEIEREKNVVLEEIKRHEDSPDDLVHDIFAQTILGGHPLGRSVLGDRETVGKLTRDDVVSYMSKRYIPENMVIAAAGNLNHKEFVGRIADIFGLLSGEKVETNQYAPTFCARSNLTQKTTEQVHFCIGTRGFAHGEKDKYTLAIIDAVLGGGMSSRLFQEIREKRGLAYSIGSYSISYRESGLFAAYGGTSMQSLDEVMGLVKSEFVSIREAGLTDKELERAKNQIRGALVLGQESMSSRMMRLGKTELYLGRIIPLEEIIGSIMSVSMADIIRVANEVFDDSTMSLAAIGPFN; translated from the coding sequence ATGTTCAATAAAGATATATTACCGAATGGTATTCGAGTTGTAACTGAAACTATACCACATGTTCAGTCAGTGGCTGTTGGCGTGTGGGTCGGCTCTGGCTCAAGAGATGAGGATGATTCAAACAGGGGTATCTCTCATTTCATTGAGCATATGCTGTTCAAAGGAACTGCAAACCGCACGGCTCAACAGATTGCAGACGAATTCGATTCTATCGGCGGTCATTTGAATGCGTTTACCGAAAAGGAATACACCTGTTACTTTGCCAAGGTGCTTGCCGAGCATACTCCGATTGCTATTGAAGTAATCGGCGACATGCTATTAAACTCAATATTTGATTGTGATGAAATCGAAAGAGAAAAGAATGTTGTTCTGGAAGAAATAAAGCGGCACGAGGACTCACCTGATGACCTGGTGCACGATATTTTTGCCCAGACAATATTGGGTGGACATCCCCTTGGTCGTTCGGTGCTAGGCGATAGGGAAACGGTTGGCAAACTAACCAGAGATGACGTAGTTTCCTATATGAGCAAACGTTATATTCCCGAGAATATGGTCATTGCAGCAGCAGGCAACTTAAATCACAAAGAATTCGTTGGCAGAATTGCTGACATTTTTGGGTTGCTTTCGGGCGAAAAGGTTGAGACTAACCAATATGCACCTACCTTCTGTGCGCGGTCAAACTTAACGCAAAAAACGACCGAGCAAGTGCATTTCTGCATCGGCACTCGAGGATTTGCTCACGGCGAAAAGGATAAGTACACATTGGCAATTATAGATGCTGTGCTCGGCGGTGGAATGAGTTCGCGCCTCTTCCAGGAAATTCGTGAGAAACGGGGGCTAGCTTACTCTATCGGCTCATATTCCATTTCCTATAGGGAAAGTGGATTGTTCGCCGCCTATGGAGGCACAAGCATGCAGAGTTTGGATGAGGTTATGGGATTGGTGAAATCAGAGTTTGTGAGCATTCGAGAAGCTGGCCTTACGGATAAAGAATTGGAAAGAGCAAAAAATCAGATTCGTGGAGCACTTGTTCTCGGCCAGGAAAGCATGAGTAGTCGAATGATGCGGTTGGGCAAGACGGAGCTATACCTAGGTCGGATTATCCCGCTGGAGGAGATAATTGGTTCTATAATGAGTGTTTCCATGGCTGACATTATCCGGGTAGCCAATGAGGTGTTCGATGACTCGACGATGTCTTTAGCGGCAATTGGACCGTTTAACTAA